One segment of Candidatus Dormiibacterota bacterium DNA contains the following:
- a CDS encoding NAD-binding protein produces AVATAQANRVDDRLIAELGRTPLVAPALHNRLDDVIHGDHEGWFSARLGHKDVRLARDLARSGGLDLAVAASVEALFDQAIAAGLGDRDITAVVEAVRARRVTEVPAPRR; encoded by the coding sequence AGGCGGTCGCCACCGCCCAGGCGAACAGGGTCGACGACCGCCTCATCGCCGAGCTGGGACGCACCCCGCTGGTCGCGCCGGCGCTCCACAACCGGCTCGACGACGTGATCCACGGCGACCACGAGGGGTGGTTCTCGGCGCGGCTGGGGCACAAGGACGTGCGCCTGGCACGCGACCTCGCCCGGAGCGGAGGGCTCGACCTCGCCGTCGCCGCCAGCGTCGAGGCCCTCTTCGACCAGGCCATCGCCGCCGGGCTCGGCGACCGGGACATCACCGCGGTGGTCGAGGCGGTGCGGGCCCGCCGGGTCACGGAGGTGCCGGCCCCCCGGCGGTGA